Within Cnuibacter physcomitrellae, the genomic segment TGCACCAGGTTGAGGACGTGCATCCCGGGCGTGACCAACGACCGCCCGGCCCCCTCGAGCGCGAGGATGCCCTCGCCCTGGAGCAGCAGCATGTCGTTCGTGGTGCGGAAGAACGCCGCCGCCTTCTCGGTCGTGCGGCGGAAGGTCTCGAGGAAGACGGGATCGAGGTGGTAGACGATCTGGGACCCGAGCGCGTCGAGCGTGCGGCCGGACGCCATCGTCGGACCCGCGGCGAGGGTGAAGTCGGGTGCTCTCATGCGTCTCACGATATGACTATGCAATATCGCAAGTCGAGAAGAACTGGGAAGACGAAACACACTTGTCACACGGCGCGCGACGACTGCTCTCCGGCGTCGGTGAGCAGTACTGCTCCCGCCCTCACGACTCGCCCGAGATCGTCGCTAGCGTCGACGCGTGCGCTCGTCACTCCTCGCCAAGTCCCTCCTCGTCCTCGCCGCGGGCGCCTTCGTCCTCGCGGGCGGAGTCGACGTCTCCGAGCCGGCGACGGCCGCGACCCCTGCCGACTGCCGGGCGATACCGGTGGAGGCCGACGGGCCCCTGCACTCAGCTGAGGCACGCGCCGCGTTCGGCGTCGATGGATCGGGCGTCACCGTGGGGCTGATGTCCGACTCGTTCGACGTCTCGCAGGGGGTGACCTCCTGGCAGGATGACGTCGCCTCCGGGGTGCTTCCCGGCCCGGGGAATCCGTGCGGATACGAGCAGCCGGTCGAGGTGCTGAAGGAGAGCGCAGACGGCGGGGCCGATGAGGGTCGTGCGATGGCTCAGCTGGTGCACGGCATCGCCCCGGGTGCTCGGCTGGTGTTCGCCAGCGACGGCACGAACGTCGACACGGCGGCGGACGCGGTGCGGGCTCTCGCCGCTGCGGGCGCCGACATCATCGTCGACGACGTCTCGCCCACCGGGGAGCTCGTCTACCAGAAGACCGCGCTGTCGTCGGCGATCGAGCAGGTGAGATCGCAGGGGGTGCTCTACCTCACCTCCGCGGGCAACGAGAACATCGTCGGAGCCGCGGGCACGCCCGCGGAAGGCCGTCCGATCTCCGGATGGTCGACCCCGTCGTATCGCCCGACGGCCTGCCCGGCCTGGGTGACCCTCGACGACACCGTGGTGGACTGTCTCGACTTCGATCCCTCGGGGACCTCCCCCGATCCGACCTACGGGCTGACCCTCGGGGAGGGGCAGTCGCCGAAGGAGCTCATCCAGTGGGGAGAGCCCCAGGACGGCGCGAAGACGCGTCTCGTGCTGCAGCTCTACTCCCTCGACTCGGACACACCCGAGCTCCTGGCCACATCCCGGCCGCTGGCTGAAGGACCCGGAGTGACCGCGGCCACGCTCGCGAGCCTTCCCGACCCCGTCGACGAGGGCGAGTACGCCTTCGTCGTGGTCAGGGCCGCGGCCGACCCCGAGTCGCTGCCGGCCGTGACCGTCGCGCCCGAGCTCGCGGGCGCGGCGGTCCTGGCTGTCGAGTACGACCGCAGCGCCGGACCCGATCGGGTGGGCGTGACGACGTACGGGCACCAGTCCGACGGCTCCGTGTCCGCCACCATCGGAGCGGCGCGCTGGTCGACTCCCGATCAGCTGCGCGACTACAGCTCGCTGGGCCCGGGCACGCTGCTCTTCGGTCCGACGCGCGACGACGAGCAGCCGGCCGCGCGGCTGCCCGAGCCCGTCGTCGTGCACGCACCCCAGATGATCGCCGTTGACGGGACGCGGACGTCGTTCTTCGGCAGCCGCTCCGTCGTCGACGGCGAGGTGCAGTACCGGTTCAGCGGTACGTCGGCGGCCGCACCCAACGCAGCAGCCGTCCTCGCGCTCGGCTGGTCGCTGCGGCCGGATGCAGGAGCGGAGGAGATCCTCGCGGCGGCTCAACGGACGGCGACGCCCCTGGCGAACCCCTACGCCGAGTTCGGCTTCGCCGACGAGGACGTGGTGGGTTCCGGGCTCATCGACGCCTCCGCGCTGCTGGCCGAGCTGGCGGTCGCCCCCGCACCGTCTCCGTCTCCGTCCGACGTCGCCTCCACCGCCGCCTTGGCGGCGACCGGCGCCCCTGCGCCGTGGGCTCTGCTCGTGGCCGCGTCCGCCGTGCTCGCTGCGGGTGCAGCTGTAGTCGGCGTTCGCCGCCGGATGTCGCGCCGCTCCGCGGTGCGCGGCTGAGAGCATCGGTCGCGTCCGGCTCCTGTGGCGCGGACGCGCTTCACGACCTCGAATAAGTTATGCAATGTAAATGATCAATCAGGTTGTAGAGTTGCTCGGTGCCCGACGACGATCAGCTCGCCTCGACCTTCCGCGACGCCCTGCGTCCGCTCCTCCGGCGTCTGACGCTCGAGCGGACGCTGTCGCTCAGCAAGACCGGGATGCTCTCCCGTCTCGATGAGCAGGGGCCGGCCACGGCGTCCGAGCTGGCGGCCGCGGAGCAGGTCAGCGCCCAGGCGGCCGCCGTAGCGCTGCGGGAGCTCGAGGATCGCGGGTTCGTCTCGCGGACCTCCGACCCGGATGATCGCCGCCGGGTGCGGGTGAGCCTCACCGACGCCGGCCGCAACCGCCTGCAGGAGGAGCGGGCTCGCGGGACGCGGTGGCTCGACGGAGCCCTCCGCGACCGCCTCGACGACGCCGATCGAGCCGCCCTCGAGGCGGTCGTCCCGGTGCTCCGGAAGCTCACGGGGGCGGGCGTCGATGAGTGAGTCCGGGCGGCGCCTGCTGCCGGCGCTCGTCTACGCCGCACTGTCGACGGCGATCGTCAGCTCCCTGGGCATGCTGCTCGTTCCCACCATCTCGCGGGAGCTCGCCGTCCCGATCAGCAGCGCGCAGTGGATGCTCACCGTCAACCTCCTCGTCGGGGCCGTCGCGACCCCGGTGATGGGTCGCCTCAGCGACGGCCCTCACAAGAAGGCCCTGCTGGTGGGGGCGCTGCTGGTGATCCTCGCGGGGTCGGTGATCGCGGCGACCGCGACGGACTTCTCCGTGTTCCTCGTGGGGCGGGCGCTGCAGGGCCTGACCTACGGCATCGTCCCGGTCACGATCGCCCTGGCGCGGCGGTACCTGCCGCGCGATCAGACGGCGCGAGGCATCTCGAGCCTGTCGGTGACGGTGGCCACGGGCATCGGGATCGGCTACCCGCTGACGGGCATCATCGCCGGCGTCGCCGACTACGAGTGGGCCTTCTGGTTCGCGGCCCTGTTCGTGGTCACGGCCATCGTCGTGGTGCTCGTCGTCGTCCCGCGCGGTCCGGACCGCGAAGCGCCACGCGCCGGGTTCGACGTCCCGGGTGCGCTTTTGCTCGCCGCCGGACTCGGCTCGCTGCTGCTCGCCGTGAGCGAGGGGCCGACCTGGGGATGGGGGTCGCCGGCGACGATCGGATGCTTCGTGGCCGCCGCCGTGCTGCTGACCGTCTGGGTCCTCGTCGAGCTGCGGGTCGCGCATCCGCTCATCAACCTGCGGGTGCTCCGCAAGCCGGAGGTGCTGCTGGCCAACGCGACGGGATTCGGGCTGGGCACGGCGATGTACATGGGCCTCTCGATCGGCAGTCTCATCGCCCAAGCGCCTGCCGAGACAGGATACGGGATCGCCCTCCCGGTCTTCTGGGCGGGCTTCGTGATGTTCCCGCTCTCGGCGGGGAGCTTCCTCGCCAACCGGCTCACGCACGTGATCACCCGGCGCATCCGGATGACGACCCTGCTGCCGCTGGGAGCAGCCGTCGTCACGGCGTCGATGATCCTGCTGCTGATCGCCCACGACGAGCTGTGGGAGATCCTCGTCGGGATGTTCCTGTTCGGTGTCGGGATCGGGAGCACCTACGCGGCGATGCCGGGCCTGATCGCCCGCAGCGTCGCCATCGAGGAGCTCGGCAGCACGGTCAGCTTCAACCAGGTGCTGCGCACCGTGGGCGGATCGTTCGGCAGCGCGATCTCGGGCGCTGTGCTGGCCGCGCACATGGCGACCGACGGACATCCCACCGGCGGGGGGATCGAGCTCGCGCTCACCCTCGCGGCGGCCGGATGCGCGGCGGTGCTGCTCGCGCTCCTCGCCGACCACGTCCGGGGCCGGCCTCGTCCGTCTGACGTGACCAGGTCCTAATCCCGCTCCCGGGGCCGCATGGAGCGGATGTATCGGGCAGCGCTGCGGACAGTCAGCCCGGGGATGTAGCAGCGGGTGAGGGCGATCGCGATGGCCGGCAGGTCGGTCGGATCCGGGTAGATCATCCACAGCGGGACGAACCGCGGCTGGAACTTGCGTTTGAAGGCGAGGAGCGAGCGGAAGCCGTACGCCGGCTCGAGGCGAGCGCCCATATCGTCGAGGAGGCGGTCGAGCGGCTCGCTCGAGTCGCCGTCCGTCGCCCCGGTCCGGGCCAGCGGGGCCCCGGAGAGGCTGAGGAAGGTGAGCCCGTCGGCCTTCATCCACTCGGCCGCAGAAGCGATCAGGAACTCCATGACCCCGTTCACCGCATCCGGCTCTCGGCGCATGAAGTCAAGGGTGTAACCGATCACCCGTCCTCGTTCGAAGCGGGGCAGCCAGCTGGTCACCGCGCGCACGCGGTCCTGCTCGTCGAGTGCGAGGAGGAGGCGCACGTCGTCATCGCGCAGTTCGTCGAGGCCGCCGAGGGTGAAGCCCATCTCCGGGAGGTCCTTCTCGGACACCCAGTCCTCGGAGAGCGCGGCGATCTGCGACTGCTGGACCAGCGTCAGATCGCGCCACCGTGTCCACTCCGATCGCAGCCCCTCCTTCCCTGCCCGATTGACGGCGGTCCGGATGTCCTGCCACTTCTTGCCGCTGGTCGTCCACGCGGTCGGATCGAGCACGGCCTCCTCTGCGACCTGGATGCTGCGCCAGCCCAGCCGGGTGAACCGTGCGCGGTCGTCGTCGGTCACGCTGTAGAAAGCGGCGGTGAGTCCGTGGTCCCCGCAGTGACGGACGAACCTCTCGACGACCTCGGGATCATCGGCACCGGGGCCGAACGGGCCTCCCACGGTGATGGCGATGAAGCCCTGCACACGGTAGGCGACCGCCGCTCGACCCGACGGATCGAACCAGTACGAGGTCTGCGGCCACGTCGACATGAACGAGACGGTGTCGCCCCCGCCCTGCTCGAGCAGCTCACGTGCTCTCGCCGAGTCCATGGAGTGACGTCCAGCGCGGCTGAGCACGAGCCGGGTCGAGGCGACCAGCAGGCCCGCCCAGCACACGATCGACGGCAGGTACCAGAACACGTCGGCGACCGGGTCGGCGGGGACGTAGCCGAGCGAGTCGGAGATCAGGAGGGACGGCGGGATGAGACGGGAGGGCAGGGTCGAGAGCACCGCGCCGACATCCACGGCCGGCCGGTAGTGGTCGGCGAAGGCGAGCTGCCCCACGACGGCGATCACGGCGGCCGCGGCCACCGACCCGCCCGCGGTCACGGCGAAGGACCGTACGGCCGACCCGGTCCCAGCGACCTGCACATGCCGTCGCATCAACACCAGGAGCATCGCGACCGCCAGGGGTGCGGCCGTGCACACGACCGAGCTGGTGACGATCTGCCAGACGAAGACCGTGTTCGCGTCCTGGAGGGAGAGCTGCTCCGCGAGCGTCACGCGCGTCTCGGCGTCCAGGAGCGCCGTGACCTGGAGCATCACCAGGAACACGACCAGCTCCAGTGCGACCCCGAGCCAGAGCGCGGCCCGTCTCCCCTTCAGGATCCCCCAGGCCGCCACGAGTCCGACGAGCACAGGCAGGATCGCGATCATGCCGGCCCACGGATGCCGATAGTCGAGTTCGGTGATCCCGTCCGGGCATCCTGCGATCGAGTCCGATCCCCAGGCGCAAGCCACCCCGTCGGCCGTGGAGACCGAGTCGTAGGACAGGTATCCATAGATCGAGAACAGGCCTGTGCCCCATCCGATCGACGCCGCCACCACGGGACCGACGACGCTGATGGCGACCAGGGACGCCAGGAGGACCCGCACCTCGTGGTGCGAGCTCTTCACGACCCGGAAACGCGTTCGGCGACCGCCGAGGACGGCGCCGAGGACAAGCCCCACCGGGACGGCGATGAGCGCGAAGAGGTCACCTGGCGCACCCGAGTACAGCACCAGCGTCACCGTGAACAGGGTCGACGCGAGGCGGATGCGTCGTCGCCAGAGCGCGTTCGTGCGATAGCTCGCCGCCATCGCCACACAGACGATCCCCGTCCCCGGCGAGGTGGCGTCAACGGCGGGTGCAGTCAGCGGGATGAACTCGAGGAAGTGCACGATCAGCCAGGACGCCGCGAAGCCGAGCAGGGTCGACGCGACACCGCCCACGACCCACGCCACGGCGGTGCGCCAGGATCCGAGCAGGCGCTCCGACTCGCCGACGACCAGGAGGAGAAGGGGGACGAGGGCGATCAGGGAGAGCCAGTCGGTCGCGACGAACGTCGACGTGATCGGGCTCCACCACTGGTGCCTGCCGAACACGCTCGCCTCGCCCGTGTCGAGCACGTCCCAGCCCCAGGGGTCGGCGGAGAGGAGGAAGCCGCTCAGGCTGAGCAGCAGGGTCAGCGAGAGGATCGTGATCGTGACCGGACGCATCCGGGCCCACCGGGGGAGCCCCGTCCCGAGCAGCGTCGTGAGGTGCTGGAAGGCGGGGACGGAGGGGCTCGCGAGGTCGCGCGGGTGCTGCACTCCCCTGATTGTCCTGATGCAGCTGTGCGCCGGTTATGAGCCACCTGTGTCCGTCGTGCGCGGGGGAGCACCGAGGGACGGTGCGGCGGACACAGGCGCCGGATGAGCAGCGGGCCGCCGATGCCGTGGAGCAGGATCATGCGAGCTCCTGTGCTCCAGCCCGCTCTACGCCCGGCTCGTCGATGCCATGCGGATCGACCCCGACCCCGGGTCGGTCGTCGGTGCAGGCGGGGATGCGGCTGCGCGGGACACGACCGCACGGGAGCGCCCTTCAGCTGGTGGACGTCACGAACGTGGACACGCATGAGGCGCGGTAGGGTTCTCGCGTGAACGGAGCAGTTCCCCCACCTGAACTCGACCCCCGGAGCATCCCGGGAGACGGATCGTGGATGCGGGGCCTCCGGCCGACGGGCGATGCCGACCAGCTGCTCCGAGACTCCGCCGCGACGCCGACCGAGTTGGCCTCGGCCGTCGAGATCCTCGGTCCTGAGATCGCGGCGTGGGCGGTCGAGACCGCCCTCCGGGTGGTCGCCGACGTGCACAGCGCCGATGCCGACTCGACCATGTCCACGGGGCGTGAACGCCAGGGCTGCGAGGAGTGCCTGCTCTCCTCGTTGGTCGCCCTTCACGAGAGCACGCCTCCGGAGAGGGTGACCGCGCCGCCCGGTGCTGTCGTGAACGCCCGAGCGGCGGTGAGGCAGGGACTCAGCGTGGGTGCCGTGCTGCGGACGGTGTGGGCCTCGCACACGAGGGTCCTCGACGCGCTCCTCGCGGTGCTGGGAGAGGAGGCGTCCAGCGGCCGGCTCGTCGCTGACGTCAGGATGCTCAACACGCGGATGTTCGACTACGCGAACGCCTACATCCGGGATCTCAGCGACGCCTTCGACGACGAGCGCCGCCTCTGGAACGGCCGGAGTGCCATCCTCCGGCGCTCCGTGCTCGAGGCGATCGCCGCGGGCGAGGCGCCTCCCGCGGATGCCGAGGCGGTGCTCGGGCTCCCGCTCTCGGGAACCCATGTGATCGCC encodes:
- a CDS encoding PucR family transcriptional regulator — its product is MRGLRPTGDADQLLRDSAATPTELASAVEILGPEIAAWAVETALRVVADVHSADADSTMSTGRERQGCEECLLSSLVALHESTPPERVTAPPGAVVNARAAVRQGLSVGAVLRTVWASHTRVLDALLAVLGEEASSGRLVADVRMLNTRMFDYANAYIRDLSDAFDDERRLWNGRSAILRRSVLEAIAAGEAPPADAEAVLGLPLSGTHVIAYAWASATAFVPDRGAEMHRLLVDLAVATSARDFVAIGLGDVTALWWRYPGGVDPTVVETMRTVPRPSWVRLAVGPPGAGAVGVRTSVRTARDLRRLAGDFGSGGFWSSYADGLGALLASDPEAAERFVETEIGPLRGTDARRQEIRETLRLYLRFNRSRSAVATHLTIAPNTVAARVQRAKDLMGLDLDDRWVEILIALEIDALNLSSRT
- a CDS encoding MarR family winged helix-turn-helix transcriptional regulator; the encoded protein is MPDDDQLASTFRDALRPLLRRLTLERTLSLSKTGMLSRLDEQGPATASELAAAEQVSAQAAAVALRELEDRGFVSRTSDPDDRRRVRVSLTDAGRNRLQEERARGTRWLDGALRDRLDDADRAALEAVVPVLRKLTGAGVDE
- a CDS encoding MFS transporter, which codes for MSESGRRLLPALVYAALSTAIVSSLGMLLVPTISRELAVPISSAQWMLTVNLLVGAVATPVMGRLSDGPHKKALLVGALLVILAGSVIAATATDFSVFLVGRALQGLTYGIVPVTIALARRYLPRDQTARGISSLSVTVATGIGIGYPLTGIIAGVADYEWAFWFAALFVVTAIVVVLVVVPRGPDREAPRAGFDVPGALLLAAGLGSLLLAVSEGPTWGWGSPATIGCFVAAAVLLTVWVLVELRVAHPLINLRVLRKPEVLLANATGFGLGTAMYMGLSIGSLIAQAPAETGYGIALPVFWAGFVMFPLSAGSFLANRLTHVITRRIRMTTLLPLGAAVVTASMILLLIAHDELWEILVGMFLFGVGIGSTYAAMPGLIARSVAIEELGSTVSFNQVLRTVGGSFGSAISGAVLAAHMATDGHPTGGGIELALTLAAAGCAAVLLALLADHVRGRPRPSDVTRS
- a CDS encoding S8 family serine peptidase encodes the protein MRSSLLAKSLLVLAAGAFVLAGGVDVSEPATAATPADCRAIPVEADGPLHSAEARAAFGVDGSGVTVGLMSDSFDVSQGVTSWQDDVASGVLPGPGNPCGYEQPVEVLKESADGGADEGRAMAQLVHGIAPGARLVFASDGTNVDTAADAVRALAAAGADIIVDDVSPTGELVYQKTALSSAIEQVRSQGVLYLTSAGNENIVGAAGTPAEGRPISGWSTPSYRPTACPAWVTLDDTVVDCLDFDPSGTSPDPTYGLTLGEGQSPKELIQWGEPQDGAKTRLVLQLYSLDSDTPELLATSRPLAEGPGVTAATLASLPDPVDEGEYAFVVVRAAADPESLPAVTVAPELAGAAVLAVEYDRSAGPDRVGVTTYGHQSDGSVSATIGAARWSTPDQLRDYSSLGPGTLLFGPTRDDEQPAARLPEPVVVHAPQMIAVDGTRTSFFGSRSVVDGEVQYRFSGTSAAAPNAAAVLALGWSLRPDAGAEEILAAAQRTATPLANPYAEFGFADEDVVGSGLIDASALLAELAVAPAPSPSPSDVASTAALAATGAPAPWALLVAASAVLAAGAAVVGVRRRMSRRSAVRG
- a CDS encoding bifunctional lysylphosphatidylglycerol flippase/synthetase MprF; translated protein: MQHPRDLASPSVPAFQHLTTLLGTGLPRWARMRPVTITILSLTLLLSLSGFLLSADPWGWDVLDTGEASVFGRHQWWSPITSTFVATDWLSLIALVPLLLLVVGESERLLGSWRTAVAWVVGGVASTLLGFAASWLIVHFLEFIPLTAPAVDATSPGTGIVCVAMAASYRTNALWRRRIRLASTLFTVTLVLYSGAPGDLFALIAVPVGLVLGAVLGGRRTRFRVVKSSHHEVRVLLASLVAISVVGPVVAASIGWGTGLFSIYGYLSYDSVSTADGVACAWGSDSIAGCPDGITELDYRHPWAGMIAILPVLVGLVAAWGILKGRRAALWLGVALELVVFLVMLQVTALLDAETRVTLAEQLSLQDANTVFVWQIVTSSVVCTAAPLAVAMLLVLMRRHVQVAGTGSAVRSFAVTAGGSVAAAAVIAVVGQLAFADHYRPAVDVGAVLSTLPSRLIPPSLLISDSLGYVPADPVADVFWYLPSIVCWAGLLVASTRLVLSRAGRHSMDSARARELLEQGGGDTVSFMSTWPQTSYWFDPSGRAAVAYRVQGFIAITVGGPFGPGADDPEVVERFVRHCGDHGLTAAFYSVTDDDRARFTRLGWRSIQVAEEAVLDPTAWTTSGKKWQDIRTAVNRAGKEGLRSEWTRWRDLTLVQQSQIAALSEDWVSEKDLPEMGFTLGGLDELRDDDVRLLLALDEQDRVRAVTSWLPRFERGRVIGYTLDFMRREPDAVNGVMEFLIASAAEWMKADGLTFLSLSGAPLARTGATDGDSSEPLDRLLDDMGARLEPAYGFRSLLAFKRKFQPRFVPLWMIYPDPTDLPAIAIALTRCYIPGLTVRSAARYIRSMRPRERD